In a single window of the Desulfofundulus luciae genome:
- the cobO gene encoding cob(I)yrinic acid a,c-diamide adenosyltransferase, translating into MNETKGLVLVFTGNGKGKTTAALGMGLRAWGQGMKVLVLQFIKGGWKYGELNAPARLGPGFEIRQLGEGFTRVGNSKGLEEHRAAARAALNEAEKEVAAGNFDLIILDEILYALKFGLISLDEILALLDKKPPRLHIVLTGRDAPPEIIDRADLVTEMKEIKHHYQKGIKAQRGIEF; encoded by the coding sequence ATGAATGAAACAAAGGGGCTGGTCCTGGTTTTCACCGGCAACGGCAAGGGCAAAACCACCGCCGCCCTGGGTATGGGCCTGCGGGCCTGGGGCCAGGGGATGAAAGTGCTGGTGCTGCAGTTTATTAAGGGTGGGTGGAAATACGGTGAATTGAATGCTCCCGCCCGGCTGGGACCCGGCTTTGAAATCCGCCAGCTGGGGGAAGGATTTACCCGGGTGGGCAACAGTAAAGGCCTGGAGGAACACCGGGCGGCAGCCCGGGCTGCCCTTAATGAGGCAGAAAAGGAAGTAGCGGCGGGGAACTTCGACCTGATTATCCTGGATGAAATCCTGTACGCCCTGAAGTTCGGGCTCATTAGCCTCGATGAAATACTCGCCCTGCTGGACAAAAAGCCACCCCGGCTGCACATAGTGCTTACCGGCCGGGACGCTCCCCCGGAAATTATTGACCGGGCGGACCTGGTCACGGAAATGAAAGAAATCAAGCATCATTATCAAAAGGGGATTAAAGCCCAGCGGGGGATCGAGTTTTAG